A single window of Pseudomonas lijiangensis DNA harbors:
- a CDS encoding NAD-dependent succinate-semialdehyde dehydrogenase, producing MLKNQLKDPSLLVERAYIDGQWMTADDGATLTVTDPATGESLAQVPALSGAETRRAIEAAERAWPAWRARPAAERALLLERWCQAMLDNLEDLALIMTLEQGKPLNESRGEIRYGASFVKWFAEEARRSYGETIPTPSADRRLMTLKQPVGVCAAITPWNFPNAMITRKCAPALAAGCPIIVKPSDLTPLSALALAVLAERVGIPAGVFNVITGLPTGIGEELTGNPAVRKISFTGSTPVGRLLMRQSAEHIKRLSLELGGNAPFIVFDDADLEQAVAGIMLSKFRNAGQTCVCANRILVQDGIYDRFAQRLVEEVAKLKVGNGLEEGVTIGPLINTAAVNKVARHIDDALSQGAKLLYGGLPDGDNQFVQPTVLGDTHAGMLLANEETFGPVAPLMRFSDEAEALALANATPYGLGAYYFTQDLRRSWRFGEALEFGMVGLNTGIISMEVAPFGGIKQSGLGREGSSYGLDEYLEVKAFHVGGL from the coding sequence GCGCTTACATCGATGGGCAGTGGATGACCGCCGATGACGGTGCAACCCTGACGGTGACTGACCCGGCAACAGGCGAAAGCCTGGCGCAGGTTCCGGCCTTGTCGGGCGCTGAGACTCGTCGCGCCATCGAGGCTGCCGAGCGTGCCTGGCCTGCCTGGCGCGCACGTCCTGCCGCCGAGCGTGCGCTGCTGCTGGAGCGCTGGTGTCAGGCCATGCTCGACAACCTTGAAGACCTGGCGCTGATCATGACCCTTGAGCAGGGCAAGCCGCTCAACGAGTCCCGTGGTGAAATCCGTTACGGGGCCAGCTTCGTCAAATGGTTCGCCGAAGAGGCGCGCCGCTCCTATGGCGAAACCATCCCGACGCCCAGCGCCGACCGCCGCCTGATGACCCTCAAGCAACCTGTGGGCGTCTGCGCTGCGATCACGCCCTGGAACTTCCCCAACGCGATGATCACCCGCAAATGCGCACCGGCATTGGCAGCGGGTTGCCCGATTATCGTCAAACCGTCGGACTTGACGCCGCTGTCGGCCCTGGCGCTGGCGGTGCTGGCCGAGCGCGTGGGTATTCCGGCGGGCGTGTTCAACGTCATTACCGGTTTACCCACCGGTATTGGCGAAGAGCTGACCGGCAACCCGGCGGTACGCAAGATTTCCTTTACCGGCTCGACGCCTGTGGGGCGCTTGCTGATGCGCCAGAGTGCCGAGCACATCAAGCGCCTGAGCCTGGAACTGGGCGGCAATGCGCCGTTTATCGTGTTCGACGATGCCGACCTGGAACAGGCCGTGGCCGGCATCATGCTCAGCAAATTCCGTAACGCCGGGCAGACCTGCGTCTGTGCCAACCGCATTCTGGTGCAAGACGGCATCTATGATCGTTTTGCCCAGCGACTGGTGGAAGAGGTCGCCAAACTCAAGGTCGGCAACGGTCTGGAGGAGGGCGTCACCATTGGTCCGCTGATCAACACCGCGGCAGTGAACAAGGTCGCCCGACACATCGACGACGCCCTGAGCCAGGGCGCGAAGCTGCTGTACGGCGGTCTTCCGGATGGCGATAACCAGTTCGTGCAACCGACGGTCCTGGGCGATACTCATGCCGGAATGCTGCTCGCCAACGAAGAAACCTTCGGCCCGGTCGCCCCGCTGATGCGCTTCAGTGACGAAGCCGAAGCTCTGGCCCTGGCCAACGCCACGCCTTACGGGCTGGGCGCTTATTACTTCACCCAGGACCTGCGCCGCTCATGGCGTTTTGGTGAGGCACTGGAGTTCGGCATGGTCGGGCTCAATACCGGGATCATCTCCATGGAAGTCGCGCCCTTCGGCGGGATCAAACAGTCAGGCCTGGGCCGCGAAGGTTCGAGCTACGGGCTGGACGAGTATCTGGAAGTGAAGGCGTTTCATGTGGGTGGGTTGTAG
- a CDS encoding Tex family protein, with protein MDSINSRIAEELGVRPQQVAAAVELLDEGSTVPFIARYRKEVTGSLDDTQLRHLEERLRYLRELSERRVSILASIEEQGKLTPELARDINLADTKTRLEDLYLPYKQKRRTKGQIALEAGLGELADGLFNDPSLTPETEAARFVDAEKGVADVKAALEGAKYILMERFAEDATLLDKLRSFLMQEAVISARVVPGKEEEGAKFRDYFEHDEPLKSMPSHRALAIFRGRNEGFLSSALKVGEELPGTLHPCELMIGERFGLQNQNRPADKWLAEVVRWTWKVKLYSHLETDLLGELRDSAETEAINVFAHNLHDLLLAAPAGPRATLGLDPGLRTGCKVAVVDATGKLLDYATVYPHVPKNQWDQTIAVLAALCAKHSVDLIAIGNGTASRETDKLAAELIKKYPALKMTKVMVSEAGASVYSASELAAKEFPDLDVSIRGAVSIARRLQDPLAELVKIDPKSIGVGQYQHDVSQLKLARGLDAVVEDCVNAVGVDVNTASVALLARISGLNTTLAQNIVAHRDANGAFKTRAALKKVSRLGEKTYEQAAGFLRVMNGENPLDSSAVHPEAYPLVQRIAAETDRDIRSLIGDASFLKRLDPKKFTDETFGLPTVTDILQELEKPGRDPRPEFKTAEFQDGVEDLKDLQLGMILEGVVTNVTNFGAFVDIGVHQDGLVHISALSEKFIKDPREAVKAGDVVKVKVMEVDIPRKRVGLSMRMSDTPGEKIDGARGPRPGSAPRQQGSAPRKETTTAAPANNAMASLFANAKQLKKR; from the coding sequence ATGGACAGCATCAACAGCCGCATCGCCGAAGAACTGGGCGTGCGCCCTCAACAGGTCGCAGCGGCCGTGGAACTATTGGATGAAGGTTCGACCGTTCCCTTCATTGCCCGCTATCGCAAGGAAGTGACCGGTAGCCTTGATGACACGCAACTGCGCCATCTGGAAGAGCGCCTGCGTTACCTGCGCGAGCTCAGCGAGCGTCGCGTCAGCATCCTGGCCAGCATCGAAGAGCAAGGCAAGCTGACCCCGGAACTGGCCCGCGACATCAATCTTGCCGACACCAAGACCCGCCTCGAAGACTTGTACCTGCCTTATAAGCAGAAGCGCCGCACCAAAGGCCAGATCGCACTTGAAGCGGGCCTGGGCGAACTGGCGGACGGCCTGTTCAACGATCCGTCCCTGACTCCGGAAACCGAAGCCGCACGCTTTGTCGACGCCGAAAAAGGCGTGGCCGACGTGAAGGCTGCGCTGGAAGGCGCCAAGTACATCCTCATGGAGCGCTTCGCCGAAGACGCCACCCTGCTGGACAAACTGCGCAGCTTCCTGATGCAGGAAGCCGTGATCAGCGCCCGCGTAGTGCCTGGCAAGGAAGAGGAAGGCGCCAAGTTCCGCGACTATTTCGAACACGACGAACCGCTCAAGAGCATGCCTTCGCACCGCGCCCTGGCGATTTTCCGTGGCCGTAACGAAGGCTTCCTCAGCTCGGCGCTGAAAGTCGGCGAAGAACTGCCGGGCACCCTGCACCCGTGCGAACTGATGATCGGCGAGCGCTTCGGCCTGCAGAACCAGAACCGCCCGGCCGACAAGTGGCTGGCCGAAGTCGTGCGCTGGACCTGGAAGGTCAAGCTCTACAGCCATCTGGAAACCGACCTGCTGGGCGAACTGCGCGACAGCGCGGAAACCGAGGCGATCAACGTTTTCGCCCACAACCTGCACGACCTGCTGCTGGCCGCTCCGGCCGGCCCGCGTGCCACGCTGGGCCTTGACCCGGGCCTGCGCACCGGCTGCAAGGTTGCGGTGGTCGATGCCACCGGCAAGCTGCTCGACTACGCCACCGTTTACCCGCATGTGCCTAAAAACCAGTGGGATCAGACCATCGCCGTACTGGCCGCACTCTGCGCCAAACACTCGGTAGACCTGATCGCCATCGGCAACGGTACCGCCAGCCGCGAAACCGACAAGCTGGCCGCTGAGCTGATCAAAAAGTATCCAGCACTGAAAATGACCAAGGTCATGGTGTCCGAGGCCGGCGCTTCGGTGTACTCGGCTTCCGAGCTGGCCGCCAAGGAGTTCCCGGACCTGGACGTGTCGATCCGTGGCGCCGTCTCCATTGCCCGCCGCCTGCAGGACCCGCTGGCCGAACTGGTGAAAATCGATCCGAAGTCCATCGGTGTCGGCCAGTACCAGCACGACGTCTCGCAACTGAAACTGGCCCGTGGCCTGGATGCAGTGGTCGAAGACTGCGTGAACGCCGTCGGCGTCGACGTGAACACGGCTTCGGTGGCCTTGCTGGCGCGTATTTCCGGCCTGAACACCACGCTGGCGCAGAACATCGTTGCCCACCGCGATGCGAACGGTGCTTTCAAGACCCGTGCCGCGCTGAAAAAAGTCAGCCGTCTGGGTGAAAAGACCTACGAACAGGCTGCCGGCTTCCTGCGCGTAATGAATGGCGAAAACCCGCTGGACTCGTCTGCCGTTCACCCGGAAGCCTACCCGCTGGTACAGCGCATTGCGGCTGAAACCGACCGTGACATTCGTTCGCTGATCGGCGATGCCAGCTTCCTCAAGCGCCTGGACCCGAAGAAGTTCACCGACGAAACCTTCGGTCTGCCAACGGTCACCGACATTCTGCAAGAGCTGGAAAAGCCGGGCCGCGACCCGCGTCCGGAGTTCAAGACCGCCGAGTTCCAGGATGGCGTCGAGGACCTCAAGGACCTGCAACTGGGCATGATCCTCGAAGGCGTGGTCACCAACGTCACCAACTTCGGTGCCTTCGTCGATATCGGCGTGCATCAGGACGGTCTGGTGCATATCTCGGCGCTGTCCGAGAAGTTCATCAAGGACCCGCGTGAAGCGGTGAAGGCTGGCGACGTGGTGAAGGTCAAGGTCATGGAAGTCGACATCCCGCGCAAGCGCGTAGGCCTGTCGATGCGCATGAGCGACACTCCTGGCGAGAAGATCGACGGTGCCCGTGGCCCGCGTCCGGGTTCCGCCCCGCGCCAGCAAGGCAGCGCACCACGCAAGGAAACCACCACCGCGGCTCCGGCCAATAACGCCATGGCTTCGCTGTTCGCCAATGCCAAACAGTTGAAGAAGCGTTGA
- a CDS encoding PaaI family thioesterase produces MDIPEDLTHSAYFKMLGCELRRLDEGVAEVALPLEAHLRNRGNVMHGGAIFSLVDISMGLACSSSHGFDQRSVTIECKINYVRGVSEGEVLCTAKVLHAGRRTLVVEAEVVQDDKLVAKAQGTFAVI; encoded by the coding sequence ATGGATATTCCGGAAGACCTGACCCACAGCGCCTACTTCAAGATGCTCGGCTGCGAGCTGCGGCGTCTTGATGAAGGTGTTGCCGAAGTCGCGCTGCCGCTGGAAGCGCATCTGCGCAACCGTGGCAACGTGATGCACGGCGGGGCGATCTTCAGTCTGGTGGATATCAGCATGGGGCTGGCCTGTTCCAGTTCCCATGGCTTCGACCAGCGCAGCGTCACCATCGAATGCAAGATCAACTATGTACGCGGCGTGTCCGAAGGCGAGGTTTTATGCACCGCCAAGGTACTTCACGCCGGACGCCGCACACTGGTCGTCGAAGCCGAAGTGGTCCAGGACGATAAACTGGTCGCCAAGGCGCAAGGCACCTTCGCTGTCATCTAA
- the ompR gene encoding osmolarity response regulator transcription factor OmpR, whose amino-acid sequence MSSTAQNAEGEKILIVDDDPGLSSLLERFFTSKGYRARAVANVEQMDRLLSREVFNLVVLDLMLPGEDGLSACRRLRAANNQVPIIMLTAKGDEQSRIKGLELGADDYLAKPFNPDELMARVKAVLRRQAAPVPGAPGSEDESVSFGDYVLSLATRELKRGDEVHMLTTGEFAVLKALVMHAREPLTRDKLMNLARGREWDALERSIDVQISRLRRLIEPDPSKPRYIQTVWGVGYVFVPDGAGNR is encoded by the coding sequence ATGAGCAGCACTGCACAAAATGCTGAAGGCGAAAAAATCCTGATCGTCGATGACGATCCGGGGTTGAGCAGCCTGTTAGAGCGCTTTTTCACCAGTAAGGGCTATCGTGCCCGTGCGGTGGCGAACGTCGAACAAATGGACCGTTTACTGTCCCGCGAGGTTTTCAACCTTGTGGTTCTGGACTTGATGTTGCCCGGAGAAGACGGCCTGTCTGCTTGCCGCCGTTTGCGTGCAGCCAACAATCAGGTGCCGATCATCATGCTCACTGCCAAAGGCGATGAGCAGAGCCGTATCAAGGGGCTGGAACTGGGCGCAGACGATTATCTGGCCAAACCTTTCAACCCGGACGAACTGATGGCCCGCGTCAAGGCTGTCCTGCGTCGTCAGGCCGCGCCGGTGCCCGGTGCGCCCGGCAGCGAAGACGAGTCGGTCAGCTTCGGTGACTACGTATTGTCCCTGGCGACCCGCGAACTCAAGCGTGGCGATGAAGTACACATGCTCACTACCGGTGAGTTTGCGGTTCTCAAGGCGCTGGTCATGCATGCTCGCGAGCCGCTGACCCGTGACAAGCTGATGAACCTGGCCCGTGGCCGCGAGTGGGATGCTCTGGAGCGCTCCATCGACGTGCAGATTTCCCGTCTGCGTCGCCTGATCGAGCCCGATCCGTCCAAGCCGCGTTATATCCAGACAGTCTGGGGCGTGGGTTATGTGTTCGTTCCGGATGGAGCCGGGAACCGCTGA
- a CDS encoding AAA family ATPase codes for MLKTLAVANYRSINSLVVPLGRLNLVTGDNGSGKSNLYKALRLLAETAQGGVVEALAHEGGLDSTWWAGPEVISSRMKRGEVPLEASVRRESKRLRLGFATEDFGFAISLGLPEPLPYPTAFMLDPEIKRECIWAGPLYRPASLLVDRKGPMIRARQGRDWEILQQHGQPFDSLFAQLGSPRNFAEIAEMRGLIKGWRFYDHFRIDRDAPVRQPQLGTRTPVLNHDGRNLAAALQTIIEVGEVEDLHQALEDAFPGTRLEIDATPGGLFSLLFHQHGLLRPLTAAELSDGTLRYLLLMAALLTPRPPSMMVLNEPETSLHVDLLPALARLIIRVSQRCQVWVVSHSSILIRELSRHEDCQKIVLQKTLGQTEVQGQRPLDAPAWHWHD; via the coding sequence ATGTTGAAAACTCTGGCCGTTGCCAATTACCGCTCGATCAATAGCCTGGTCGTGCCCCTGGGGCGGCTCAATCTTGTGACGGGCGATAACGGGAGCGGCAAGTCCAATCTCTACAAGGCTTTGCGGCTCTTGGCGGAGACGGCTCAGGGCGGTGTGGTGGAAGCCCTGGCCCATGAAGGCGGGCTTGATTCGACTTGGTGGGCCGGTCCTGAAGTCATAAGCTCGCGCATGAAACGGGGTGAAGTGCCGCTGGAGGCATCCGTGCGGCGAGAGTCGAAACGCCTGCGCCTGGGTTTTGCCACCGAGGACTTCGGTTTCGCTATTTCCCTGGGATTGCCTGAGCCACTTCCATACCCGACCGCCTTCATGCTGGACCCGGAGATCAAGCGGGAATGCATCTGGGCCGGGCCTTTATACCGACCGGCTTCCTTGCTGGTGGATCGCAAGGGGCCGATGATCCGGGCGCGTCAGGGTCGGGACTGGGAAATTCTGCAGCAACATGGGCAACCCTTCGACAGCCTGTTTGCGCAACTGGGCAGCCCGAGAAACTTTGCCGAAATCGCCGAAATGCGTGGGCTTATAAAGGGCTGGCGTTTCTACGACCATTTCCGCATCGACCGGGACGCACCGGTTCGCCAGCCGCAACTGGGCACTCGCACGCCGGTGCTGAACCACGACGGGCGCAACCTGGCGGCTGCTTTGCAGACCATCATTGAAGTGGGCGAAGTGGAGGATCTGCATCAGGCGCTTGAGGATGCGTTTCCCGGCACCCGGCTGGAAATCGATGCAACGCCCGGAGGGTTGTTCAGCCTGCTCTTTCATCAGCACGGGCTGCTTCGCCCCCTGACGGCGGCCGAGCTTTCGGACGGGACACTGCGTTATCTGCTGCTCATGGCCGCACTGCTGACGCCTCGACCACCGTCCATGATGGTCTTGAACGAGCCGGAAACCAGCCTGCATGTCGATCTGTTGCCAGCACTGGCGCGGCTGATCATCCGGGTTTCACAGCGCTGTCAGGTCTGGGTGGTGTCCCACTCAAGCATCCTGATCAGGGAGCTGAGCCGCCATGAAGACTGCCAGAAAATCGTCCTGCAAAAGACCCTTGGCCAGACAGAAGTACAAGGCCAGAGGCCTTTGGATGCACCTGCCTGGCATTGGCATGATTGA
- the gshA gene encoding glutamate--cysteine ligase has protein sequence MSEFLNRRLALLGERNNLSLLEQCLHGIERECLRVTDQARLAQTPHPQSLGAALTNGLITTDYSESLLEFITPALTDPAQTLDSLDRIHRFAYSKLNDEYLWSPSMPCPLPAEEDIPIAYYGTSNIGKLKYVYRKGLALRYGKTMQCIAGIHYNFSLPEDVWSLLKQTEDFDGDARDYQSHSYIALIRNFRRYSWLLMYLFGASPALDAGFLRGRAHQLEHFDADTLYLPYATSLRMSDLGYQSKAQADLTPCYNDLVSYTDSLRKAVATPYAPYVETGTHDSNGEWIQLNTNVLQIENEYYSNIRPKRVTYSGERPIQALVARGVQYVEVRCLDINPFLPTGINLEQARFIDAFILFCALEESPQLASHECSDAGSNFLSVVKEGRRPGLTLQRNHSTIELKAWATELLEKITPLAQLLDKAQNSDEHIKSIAAQQAKVDDSSLTPSAQVLASMRANEEGFTAFSFRQSQKHAEYFRSHPLGAEDQAQFEALAKTSIAEQAELEETEEVVDFDIFVGAYQASILSISN, from the coding sequence TTGAGCGAATTTCTCAACCGCCGCCTGGCTCTTCTTGGCGAGCGTAACAACCTCTCTCTGCTGGAGCAGTGCCTGCACGGTATCGAGCGAGAATGCCTGCGCGTTACCGACCAGGCACGTCTGGCACAGACGCCTCACCCGCAATCCCTGGGTGCAGCACTGACCAATGGACTGATCACCACCGATTATTCCGAATCGCTGCTGGAGTTCATCACGCCGGCCCTGACGGACCCCGCACAGACCCTCGACAGCCTCGACCGGATTCATCGCTTCGCCTACAGCAAGCTGAACGACGAATACCTCTGGAGCCCTTCGATGCCGTGCCCGTTGCCGGCCGAAGAAGATATTCCGATTGCCTATTACGGCACCTCGAACATCGGCAAGCTCAAGTACGTGTACCGCAAGGGTCTGGCGCTGCGTTATGGCAAGACCATGCAGTGCATTGCCGGGATTCATTACAACTTCTCGCTGCCGGAAGACGTCTGGTCGCTGCTCAAGCAGACCGAAGACTTCGACGGCGACGCCCGGGATTACCAGTCGCATTCCTACATTGCGCTGATCCGGAACTTCCGTCGCTACAGCTGGCTGCTGATGTACCTGTTCGGCGCTTCGCCGGCACTGGACGCCGGTTTCCTGCGGGGCCGCGCCCACCAGCTGGAGCATTTCGACGCCGATACGCTGTATCTGCCTTATGCCACCAGCCTGCGCATGAGCGACCTGGGTTATCAGAGCAAGGCACAAGCCGACCTGACGCCGTGTTACAACGATCTGGTGAGCTACACCGACAGCCTGCGCAAAGCGGTGGCAACGCCTTACGCGCCGTATGTGGAAACCGGCACCCACGACAGCAATGGCGAGTGGATACAGCTCAACACCAACGTGTTGCAGATCGAAAACGAGTACTACTCCAACATTCGTCCCAAGCGCGTGACCTATTCGGGCGAACGCCCCATCCAGGCGCTGGTGGCCCGTGGTGTGCAGTACGTCGAGGTTCGTTGCCTGGACATCAATCCGTTCCTGCCGACCGGTATCAATCTGGAGCAGGCTCGCTTCATCGACGCTTTCATCCTGTTCTGCGCCCTTGAAGAAAGCCCGCAACTGGCAAGCCACGAATGCTCCGACGCGGGTTCCAACTTCCTGTCGGTGGTCAAGGAAGGCCGTCGTCCAGGCCTGACATTGCAGCGCAATCATTCGACTATCGAACTGAAAGCCTGGGCCACCGAACTGCTGGAGAAGATCACGCCCCTGGCACAGTTGCTGGACAAGGCCCAGAACAGCGACGAGCACATCAAATCGATTGCAGCCCAACAGGCCAAGGTCGATGACTCGTCACTGACGCCATCGGCACAAGTGCTGGCCAGCATGCGGGCAAATGAAGAAGGCTTCACCGCCTTCTCGTTCCGCCAGAGCCAGAAACATGCCGAATACTTCCGCAGCCACCCGCTGGGCGCAGAAGATCAGGCTCAGTTCGAAGCCCTGGCCAAAACCTCCATTGCGGAACAGGCAGAACTGGAAGAAACCGAAGAAGTCGTGGATTTCGACATCTTCGTCGGTGCGTATCAGGCGAGCATTCTGTCGATCAGTAACTGA